In a genomic window of Hippoglossus stenolepis isolate QCI-W04-F060 chromosome 17, HSTE1.2, whole genome shotgun sequence:
- the LOC118125131 gene encoding G-protein coupled receptor 20, translating into MESLPDNISSPEPLLTPDLTNCSAWKQRWGAPHLHRLGHLDLQLYQDFYTVWVSLMVCNCLMLVVGVALNSLALYVFCGASTHSSASVVYTMNLAVADLLVALSLPARIALYHSGGSCLACSYIHTFSYFVNMYCSILFLTSICVDRYLAVVHSSGTLHRWRTTGAARCVSAAVWFIAVVVTYSFQTTALGFSSSCMLLPALFYLTILEFALPLLTVVVFTLRVACFLTSSHGLMQQQSRVRRARAVRLLAAVLVVFTVCFTPFHVRQVLVYFWVRDGGKGLGQGAGHVLAYHITVTLSSLNSCLDPVVYCFVTDSFKRVWRTRRRGGTEGEAGQTSGGGGEGERNSVNKCSGAVLAIAHSVATLTLTSRPLSAASVDQSD; encoded by the exons ATGGAGAGTCTTCCTGACAACATCAGCTCCCCCGagcccctcctgactccagACCTGACTAACTGCAGCGCCTGGAAGCAGCGGTGGGGGGCGCCACACTTGCACAGGTTAGGTCACCTGGATCTGCAGCTGTACCAAGACTTCTACACCGTGTGGGTCTCTCTTATG gtgtGTAACTGTCTCATGCTGGTGGTCGGTGTTGCGCTCAACTCTTTGGCTCTCTACGTCTTCTGCGGGGCCTCCACCCACTCCTCAGCCTCTGTGGTTTACACTATGAACTTGGCCGTAGCcgacctgctggtggcgctgTCACTGCCCGCTCGCATAGCCCTGTATCACAGCGGAGGGAGCTGCCTGGCTTGCTCCTACATCCACACCTTCAGCTACTTCGTCAACATGTACTGCAGCATCCTGTTTCTGACCAG tATCTGTGTAGATCGATACCTCGCTGTCGTCCACTCGTCCGGAACCCTCCATCGATGGAGGACCACAGGGGCGGCCAGGTGTGTCAGTGCCGCAGTGTGGTTCATAGCAGTGGTGGTCACCTACTCTTTTCAG acCACGGCATTGGGGTTCAGCTCCTCCTGCATGCTCCTCCCCGCCCTCTTCTACCTCACCATCCTGGAGTTcgccctccccctcctcactgtGGTGGTCTTCACCCTGCGCGTCGCCTGTTTCCTCACCTCCAGCCACGGcctgatgcagcagcagagcagggtGAGGAGGGCCCGTGCCGTAAGGCTTTTGGCCGCGGTCCTCGTGGTTTTCACCGTGTGCTTCACGCCCTTTCACGTCCGCCAGGTGCTGGTTTACTTCTGGGTCAGAGATGGTGGGAAGGGGCTGGGCCAGGGGGCGGGGCACGTGCTGGCCTATCACATCACGGTGACCCTGAGCAGTCTCAACAGCTGCCTGGATCCAGTGGTTTACTGCTTTGTGACGGACAGCTTCAAGAGAGtgtggaggacgaggaggaggggagggacagagggggagGCCGGGCAGACGAGTGGTGGcgggggagaaggggagaggaaCTCGGTGAATAAATGTTCAGGGGCGGTGCTGGCGATAGCTCACAGTGTGGCCACTCTCACCCTCACCAGCAGGCCCCTTTCTGCAGCCAGCGTGGACCAGTCTGATTAG